ACATTTTCAAATGACATGGGGCAAACTTAATGTTTGATCCCTCGTCATATGTACAGTAACAGTGGATTCCCGTTCTTTTTTTCCACCCCCATTCATCGACAACTGTACTTTATTATTGTAAAGCATAATATCTCGCATGATAATTTTTCCTTTTATAGAAGATTCTGGGCGACCCAAAGTTATTCTCCAAAATGATCGAGAAATTCAATAGAATTAATAGATAAATGGTATCATCAACaaaatgtcattttattttagatacaAATTAAGTTGTCGGTCATTAACCTTCCATTCCATTTATGTGCAATATAAATAAACAAGGGAAACAAATCGCGATGAGATGGGAGATACCAATGgagttttttcttttaaaaaaataacttctcACTTCATGACCCAAAAAAATAGTTCTTGTGATTCCATTCTCGTTGAATGACGTACAGTTATCGGTTGGCCACGTTTTGTTTATTCACTGTTTGTATCATTCTGATGCACTGTTTGTATTCGTCGCTTTGTGTGATGCAACGAGTTCTGTCGTTTCTCCACAACTTAGCACCTGGAAAATCATAGAAGCTAACACATTATCGAGTTAAATACTAACGTGGTTTAggtcatttttcttttccttaaTAATACAGTGTGTAAATTTGCTTATTTATTTCCAAAAGAGCACTATAAACGAAGCTACTAATATCAAACATTCATTTTTAAACTTTGCTATAACAATTCACAGCATCGCCATCTCCATTTCGGTACAGTAAAATCAAGTAGACGAATCTCAAACACTTCATTATTCACTAACATTGAAATTACATTTAATCAAACTAACATCCCCACACTCAACCCTACATATAAAGGGAACAATATCCTTTTTTCctctctctgttcttcttccAAAACAAAAAGCGCTGATTTGAGTTACAGAAGGAAGTGAACGACGATACCAATCAGGCGGAGGGTGGTGATCATGAGTGTGGCAGCTCAAACGGATTTGACGGCGGTGGAAGGTGCAGAGGAGGAGGATTCATCCGTGTCGGCAGCGGAGGAGGGATTAAGAGGTGCGCGAATTGCACGGTTATCGTCGTCGGGATCGTAATCGGGGTTCAGATTACGATCGATGGCTTCGCGACCCATTTCGAGGCATGGCTTGCATGCGATCTCGATGGTCGCCCATCCGAGAAGCACCGCCGCCACTGCTATCACCGCGCTCGTGATGGCACCCATTTTTTTCCCGATTTTACTTGCTTCTTCCTCTTCCCACCGATCCCTCTCTCTCTTGACGAAGGAAATCAATCGATAAAGTAAACTATCAAACTTTTCATGGGCTTCTATTGTGGGCTTTTTTTGGGCCGCTTACGTTTGGACTCTCTCAAAAaccataaatataaaataacaactTTACTTATatattaccaaaaaaaaaaaaacaactttACTTATATTAAAGtttgcattgtttttacataaaGATAAATAATCATTGGATTTTCTTTTTTAGCTGTGGGAAAATTCAAAATTGACTCTTTGACCCAAGACAGTGATAATTAGGGGAAATGTCAATAAGCTGCAAGGTTTGATTGGCTTCTTTCTTTGCATTCACTCAACTAAGTGCAACCATACCTTATCTGCTGCATCCACTGCTTTGATAGCAACATAGGGTTCCAACAATATTCAATTTGGCCTAACTTTCATTAGTTTATAATACTCTTTAGATTAATAATTCTCAGTTTCTCgcattaaaatatttaaaaagaaaattcagTCCAATTAGTGCTCTAAAGAAATtcttttaaaatacaaaaaatgttcatgtattttatgttattaattaaaatctaccattttgaattaaaattctCTACTTTTATATCATTAATAAAGGTTTTGTTAGGTTGGGCTAGCTAGGAgactatatgaaaatgaaaatatacaaactcattTGAATAAATAGAcaaatacataaatataaaagatgcCTCTCCCATATGACATACAAACTTATTTGTACATCTCTATCGTTTCAATGTTTTCTCACATTTTGTAGTCCGGTGACAATTATTGCAAAACCTTTCTTAAAAAGACTAATGACTATATTCAACCACTCCTAGGTAACCTATCTCACCTAAAAGTATGATTTCAACCAccaaaataagttataatttgaGATGaccaaccaaaaccaaaaccaaattcATGGACCCAACGGCCCACTCTGATCAATTATCAATATCTTCACAATGAATACAGTAGCACGTGCAGCATATCATTCTGCTACTTACATTACAATAATGGAAACGTGGATCTAAGAAAAAAACGTCATAGCCTTTGGTTCACCCTACACTATATCAaattattcaattaattaatatgaCCACATCCTCTTCACAAGCAAGCAGCACATCACCCTTTTGTTGCAAAGCATTAAAATCTATTTAAAGTATGTACTTGCTAGCATTCAAGGATTTCAACAAACTTAAGAATAGCATAATTAACACCATCATCGGTTGTCTAGTGTCGTGTATATTGGAAAATACTATACTTACACAACACCATCACTACTTGGTTTGCACAAGTAGCAATGAGTATCTACGCGGCTTTCTTTGACCTTAAGAAAGCCTATAATGTCTTTTAGGAATAGAGGGATCAACTTGGTCAACAAGGGGGAGAATTTTTCTTACGGGAATTGAATATATTAGCAAAATCCAATCATGTACAACTTGGGAATTCTCAGGAAGTGGCAGATACATGCTTAAAACCAATGCACATCAATTCTAAAGAACAGTTAGTAAATAAATGTAGCTTATATTTAAAGGTGTTAAGACAATCACAAGTCTTTT
This sequence is a window from Arachis stenosperma cultivar V10309 chromosome 10, arast.V10309.gnm1.PFL2, whole genome shotgun sequence. Protein-coding genes within it:
- the LOC130955156 gene encoding outer envelope membrane protein 7, whose product is MGAITSAVIAVAAVLLGWATIEIACKPCLEMGREAIDRNLNPDYDPDDDNRAIRAPLNPSSAADTDESSSSAPSTAVKSV